A single window of Rhizobium indicum DNA harbors:
- a CDS encoding hydroxypyruvate isomerase family protein, protein MSAAKTSPFPLAACAEMLWRDKPIEWRAARLKEMGFGVGLWNWPEHDLAKLEATGATFTIMNGYLTGRLTDDEGAAELLRTARQTAEIGKRLGVQRLNLHGTGLGDGGLPVQPVEVVTGAMWLKARDTLLRIVDMAEEENVTFTLENLNLPVDHPGVPFGRAEDTLALVSSVDHPRLRLNLDLYHAQIGEGNLIELCRKCLPWIGEIQVADVPGRCEPGTGEINWRGIARALNAMGYSGPVGMEAWSAGDPEAALEAFRTAFTL, encoded by the coding sequence ATGAGTGCTGCCAAGACTTCCCCCTTCCCGCTTGCCGCCTGCGCCGAAATGCTCTGGCGCGACAAGCCGATCGAATGGCGCGCCGCGAGGCTGAAGGAAATGGGCTTCGGCGTCGGTCTCTGGAACTGGCCGGAGCACGACCTCGCCAAACTGGAGGCAACAGGCGCGACCTTCACGATCATGAACGGCTATCTCACCGGCCGCCTGACCGACGACGAGGGCGCCGCCGAACTTTTAAGGACGGCGCGCCAAACCGCTGAGATCGGCAAGCGGCTCGGTGTGCAGCGGCTGAACCTGCACGGCACCGGCCTCGGAGATGGGGGCCTACCCGTCCAGCCGGTCGAAGTGGTCACCGGCGCGATGTGGCTGAAAGCGCGCGACACGCTCCTCCGGATCGTCGACATGGCCGAAGAGGAAAACGTCACCTTCACGCTCGAAAACCTCAATCTACCGGTCGATCATCCGGGCGTGCCCTTCGGACGCGCGGAAGACACGCTGGCGCTGGTCTCGAGCGTCGATCACCCCCGGCTTCGCCTCAATCTCGACCTCTACCATGCCCAGATCGGCGAAGGGAACCTGATCGAGCTTTGCCGCAAATGCCTGCCCTGGATCGGCGAAATCCAGGTGGCCGACGTGCCGGGCCGCTGCGAGCCGGGGACCGGCGAAATCAACTGGCGCGGCATCGCCCGCGCGCTGAACGCCATGGGCTATTCCGGCCCGGTCGGCATGGAAGCCTGGTCGGCGGGCGATCCCGAAGCCGCGCTTGAAGCCTTCCGCACCGCCTTCACCCTCTGA
- a CDS encoding DUF937 domain-containing protein, whose amino-acid sequence MLPLFDMMMQAQNGAAMEAIARQFNLAQEQATKAMAALMPAFSAGLKRSTSNPYDFVGLMQAVSSGNYARYFEDMNRAFTPEGISDGNNILAQLFGSKEVSRAVAAQAAQMTGIGQDIYKRMLPVLADTLMGGLFKQTTGQMASPVNPFVNTAMNETIQKWLESTGFAPKPKTAPEPSIFDNPFTQAMQLMFSVPKPEATSQPNPFLDNPFAKAFQEMMGGLGQQPAAPTKTKTPEAPKEEAKLNADSYTEMLNAMFDSGLEVQKNYQRNLEAIFETYRPKPSSDKGE is encoded by the coding sequence ATGCTGCCACTCTTCGACATGATGATGCAGGCGCAGAACGGCGCGGCGATGGAGGCGATCGCCCGGCAGTTCAACCTTGCGCAGGAACAAGCGACGAAGGCAATGGCGGCGCTGATGCCGGCCTTTTCCGCAGGGCTGAAGCGCAGCACCAGCAATCCCTATGATTTCGTCGGGCTGATGCAGGCGGTCTCCTCCGGCAATTATGCGCGATATTTCGAGGATATGAACCGGGCGTTCACGCCGGAGGGCATTTCCGACGGCAACAATATCCTTGCTCAACTCTTCGGTTCGAAGGAGGTTTCGCGTGCGGTCGCGGCCCAGGCCGCGCAGATGACCGGCATCGGCCAGGATATCTACAAACGGATGCTGCCGGTGCTCGCCGATACGCTGATGGGCGGGCTGTTCAAACAGACGACCGGCCAGATGGCCTCGCCGGTCAACCCCTTCGTCAACACCGCGATGAACGAGACCATCCAGAAGTGGCTGGAAAGCACCGGCTTTGCGCCGAAGCCGAAGACAGCTCCGGAACCCAGCATCTTCGACAATCCCTTCACGCAGGCGATGCAGCTGATGTTTTCGGTGCCGAAGCCGGAAGCGACATCTCAACCGAACCCCTTCCTCGACAATCCCTTTGCCAAGGCGTTCCAGGAGATGATGGGCGGGCTCGGCCAGCAGCCGGCGGCCCCGACCAAGACCAAGACGCCGGAGGCGCCGAAGGAAGAGGCGAAGCTCAATGCCGACAGCTATACCGAGATGCTGAACGCCATGTTCGACAGCGGACTGGAAGTGCAGAAGAACTACCAGAGGAACCTGGAAGCGATCTTCGAAACCTATCGGCCGAAGCCCTCCTCGGACAAGGGCGAATAG
- a CDS encoding MurR/RpiR family transcriptional regulator: MNSEENLKRPTDLTELKAMIVKTGLTLPEQQERAARMALTNPELIAFGTVASVALKCSVSPSTVVRVATALGFASFRDFKTFFRQHLKTSRLAEQSINTARHAPPIPNR, from the coding sequence ATGAATTCTGAGGAAAATCTCAAGCGGCCGACCGATCTGACCGAACTCAAGGCCATGATCGTCAAGACAGGCTTGACGCTGCCCGAACAGCAGGAACGCGCTGCCCGCATGGCGCTCACAAATCCGGAACTGATCGCGTTCGGGACCGTCGCTTCTGTCGCGCTCAAGTGCTCCGTCTCCCCCTCCACCGTCGTTCGCGTTGCCACCGCTCTCGGATTTGCGAGCTTTCGCGACTTCAAGACATTTTTCCGGCAGCATCTGAAAACATCCCGCCTTGCCGAGCAGAGCATAAACACTGCCCGACACGCGCCTCCCATCCCGAACCGATGA
- a CDS encoding LysR substrate-binding domain-containing protein: MSAPLDLDQLQTFIAIVDSGSFTKAADRVYKTQSAVSMQMRRLEERIGKQLFIKDGRGNRLTVEGEKLLNYARRIIRLNNEAIAAFDDNRLEGMLRIGTPDDYADRYMPEIIGRFAKTHPNVELYIVCEPSVDLAERMHKGELDIALVTHNPRERMSDVVRTEPLCWVGSANHPIRDDAPVPLAVGRRDCQWRQLACSALDAVGREHQILFTSWSCTVVAAAVLAGMAVSVMPESALRTGMKVLSQADGFPALPPVQIGIMKRPGVSLSLMNAITAHITACLDNITPTVVDDSLEADVKSAQARLYPRLKAANMVPSW, encoded by the coding sequence ATGTCCGCGCCTCTTGATCTCGACCAATTGCAGACTTTCATTGCCATCGTCGATTCCGGCAGCTTCACCAAGGCCGCCGACCGGGTCTACAAGACCCAATCGGCCGTCTCCATGCAGATGCGCCGTCTCGAGGAACGCATCGGCAAGCAGCTGTTCATCAAGGACGGGCGCGGCAACCGGCTGACCGTCGAGGGCGAAAAACTGCTCAACTATGCCCGGCGCATCATCCGCCTCAACAATGAGGCGATCGCGGCCTTCGACGACAACAGGCTGGAAGGGATGCTGCGGATCGGCACGCCTGATGACTATGCCGACCGCTACATGCCTGAGATCATCGGCCGCTTCGCCAAGACGCATCCGAATGTCGAGCTCTATATCGTCTGCGAGCCCTCGGTGGATCTTGCCGAACGCATGCATAAGGGCGAGCTCGACATCGCGCTCGTCACCCACAATCCGCGCGAGCGCATGTCCGATGTGGTGAGAACCGAGCCGCTCTGCTGGGTGGGTTCGGCCAACCATCCGATCCGCGACGACGCGCCGGTGCCGCTTGCCGTCGGCCGGCGTGACTGCCAGTGGCGCCAGCTCGCCTGCTCGGCGCTCGATGCTGTGGGGCGCGAGCACCAGATCCTGTTCACCAGCTGGTCCTGCACCGTCGTTGCCGCTGCTGTGCTTGCCGGCATGGCGGTTTCGGTGATGCCGGAATCGGCGCTGCGGACGGGCATGAAGGTGTTGAGCCAGGCGGACGGCTTCCCGGCGCTGCCGCCGGTGCAGATCGGCATCATGAAGCGACCGGGCGTTTCGCTCTCGCTGATGAACGCGATCACCGCGCATATCACCGCCTGCCTCGACAACATCACGCCCACTGTCGTCGACGACAGCCTCGAGGCAGACGTCAAATCTGCCCAGGCGCGCCTTT
- a CDS encoding Gfo/Idh/MocA family oxidoreductase, with the protein MPANKPVNLGLIGAGRIGSFHGETVSRRLVNANLVAIADPAPGAAARLGETLDVETAYTGVAELLSHPGLDAVIIATPARFHTNILVQAAEAGKAIFCEKPMALTLEDADRAIAAARAANVPLQVGFNRRWDQAFAEGRAAIDEGKIGAPQLIRSLTRDPGPFGADPDRIPLWTIFYETLIHDFDTLLWLNPGAKPVEVHAMADALIRPDAREKGFLDTAVVTIRFDNGSIAVAEANFSALYGYDIRGEVFGSGGMVTMGDVRRSSMTLFDGNGVSNDTWRRDTEHFVHGYTAQLASFVRAVRNRELPKGPTGTDARNALAIALACIASVSKKQAIPLD; encoded by the coding sequence ATGCCAGCCAACAAACCCGTCAATCTCGGCCTCATCGGCGCCGGCCGCATCGGTTCCTTTCATGGGGAGACCGTGTCCCGCCGCCTCGTCAACGCCAATCTCGTCGCCATCGCCGATCCCGCACCGGGCGCTGCCGCCAGGCTCGGCGAGACGCTCGACGTCGAGACCGCTTATACCGGCGTCGCGGAGCTTCTTTCCCATCCCGGGCTCGATGCCGTGATCATCGCCACACCTGCCCGCTTCCACACCAATATCCTCGTCCAGGCCGCCGAAGCCGGCAAGGCGATCTTCTGCGAAAAGCCGATGGCGCTGACACTGGAGGATGCCGATCGCGCTATTGCAGCGGCACGCGCGGCCAACGTTCCCCTTCAGGTCGGTTTCAACCGGCGTTGGGATCAGGCCTTTGCCGAAGGCCGTGCCGCGATCGACGAGGGAAAGATCGGCGCGCCGCAGCTGATCCGCTCGCTGACGCGCGATCCCGGCCCGTTCGGCGCCGATCCCGATCGCATTCCGCTCTGGACGATTTTCTACGAAACCCTCATTCACGACTTTGACACGCTGCTTTGGCTCAATCCCGGAGCAAAGCCCGTCGAGGTCCATGCAATGGCCGACGCCCTCATCCGGCCGGATGCCCGGGAGAAAGGCTTCCTCGATACGGCTGTAGTGACCATCCGGTTCGACAATGGCTCGATCGCGGTCGCCGAGGCAAACTTCTCCGCCCTCTACGGCTACGACATTCGCGGCGAAGTCTTCGGCTCCGGCGGGATGGTCACGATGGGCGACGTGCGCCGCTCTAGCATGACGCTCTTCGACGGCAATGGCGTCTCGAACGACACATGGCGCCGCGACACCGAGCACTTCGTTCACGGCTATACGGCCCAGCTCGCCTCTTTCGTTCGCGCCGTTCGTAACCGTGAACTACCCAAAGGGCCGACGGGTACGGATGCTCGCAATGCACTCGCAATCGCGCTTGCCTGCATCGCATCGGTTTCGAAAAAGCAGGCAATCCCGCTGGACTGA
- a CDS encoding DUF1127 domain-containing protein codes for MRMTDRTIELDCGKLTPTFPQRLAAGLAPLTSLFRGFRNRMEINTLHDLSDAQLRDIGLSRADLTSAFLASTFFEDPSEHLTRSARNRWRLSLFRSYEQ; via the coding sequence ATGCGGATGACAGACAGAACAATAGAACTCGACTGCGGCAAGCTCACCCCGACGTTTCCCCAGCGTCTGGCAGCAGGCCTCGCACCGTTGACCTCCCTCTTTCGCGGGTTCCGCAATCGGATGGAGATCAACACGCTGCACGATCTGAGCGACGCTCAGCTGAGGGATATCGGCCTTAGCAGGGCCGACCTGACCTCCGCGTTCCTGGCGTCGACCTTTTTCGAGGACCCGTCGGAACATCTGACGCGCTCGGCGCGCAATCGCTGGCGCCTGTCGCTCTTCCGCTCCTACGAACAGTAG